A genomic region of Cydia amplana chromosome 5, ilCydAmpl1.1, whole genome shotgun sequence contains the following coding sequences:
- the LOC134648354 gene encoding procathepsin L-like: protein MYCLKVLTLFLLFSFTLGWYPQYDLEKADEYFADFIKKYERKYESAEEFRMRFEIFKSKLEKIIKWNKNNKYTNVWYAINQFADQEDLKPLDLSTIRNTTKVIEVEKEFILNAPDEMDYRNQNLVTEVKNQGNCMICYVFAAIGAIEGMHAKKSGGDLQSLSEQQVVDCTPAVCEKGGMPVKAINDMAGKSLMTEADYPYTANNGECRADPSKGKVKVNGGTEINTPDIETLKGALYGNGAPIVVALFASNGLRACHGPGVCSPDDCTPDAKVNHAVLLIGYGKDATSGKSYWLFKNSWGTNTGDNGFFKLDMSSQCGLGSVATTSADAD from the exons ATGTACTGTCTAAAAGTATTAACGTTGTTCTTATTATTCAGCTTTACACTGGGATGGTATCCACAGTATGACCTAGAAAAGGCTGATGAATATTTCGctgattttataaaaaaatacgaaagGAAATATGAAAGTGCCGAAGAATTTCGCATGCGTTTTGAGATATTCAAGAGCAAATTGGAAAAAATTATCAAAtggaacaaaaacaataaatatacaaatgtGTGGTATGCAATTAACCAATTTGCCGACCAAGAAGACTTGAAGCCATTAGATCTATCTACAATTAgaaacacaacgaaagttattGAAGTGGAGAaggaatttattttaaatgcccCGGACGAGATGGATTATCGCAATCAAAATTTGGTCACTGAAGTGAAAAATCAAGGGAACTGCATGATTTGCTATGTTTTTGCCgctatag gaGCTATTGAAGGCATGCATGCCAAAAAGTCCGGTGGCGACCTTCAGTCATTATCAGAGCAACAAGTTGTAGATTGTACTCCAGCAGTGTGTGAAAAGGGTGGAATGCCCGTGAAAGCAATCAA TGATATGGCTGGTAAAAGTTTAATGACAGAGGCGGATTACCCATACACTGCAAATAATGGAGAGTGCCGCGCCGACCCTAGCAAAGGCAAAGTCAAAGTTAACGGAGGGACCGAAATTAATACGCCCGACATTGAAACGCTAAAAGGAGCTCTTTACGGCAATGGTGCGCCCATTGTAGTTG CATTATTTGCGAGTAATGGGCTTCGCGCATGTCACGGTCCGGGAGTGTGTAGCCCAGATGATTGTACACCAGATGCTAAAGTGAATCACGCCGTTTTGCTGATAGGGTATGGCAAAG ATGCAACGAGTGGTAAATCTTATTGGCTCTTTAAAAACTCCTGGGGCACCAACACGGGTGACAATGGCTTCTTCAAGTTGGACATGAGTTCCCAGTGCGGCTTAGGATCAGTAGCCACGACTTCTGCTGATGCAGATTAA